CGATTCTATtctattatcatttttttcaggtttatGTTGAAAGCGATGGTGTCCCTGTGGCTAGTAGTCCTTTTGTTGTCAGAGTTGGTGACCCGGGAAAGGTCCAAGTTGCGCATGTGCGTAGTGAGGAGCTGTTTGCAGAGCGAGTCATCAAGAACGAAGTGGACCTTGCGGTGGAGGGCTCCAATGATATGAATTATGATGACTTCACAGCCCAAGTAACCTCGCCTGATGGAGAGAACGTGCCGTGTATTGTAAACAAGGGAACGGACGATCGAGTTCACGTGAAGTTCACACCGCATAAGCCTGGTCCTTATAAGGTAAAAGCTGGTGTCACGTGAGACTAGAAGCCAAAGTTTAACGAGTAAAGGACTATTTCTCAACCTTGAATTGTTTAAAGGGAAGACGTAATAAATGCTTGACTGCAGTTTTGTACGCAAAGCGTTGATTTCCTCAAGCAGAGAAAATACATTTAGGAGAAGAAAAGTAATGCattgaatatgcaaatttctgacgTCTTTGCTGCTAAGCCGTGCGAAACGATGTGATCAAGTGAAAGGAATACGCGATCACAAACTTAACCTACGACTTAagagaactttaaaaaaaaagaactcgAGAGatctgttttgaaattttgcagtagccgttttctttatttccctATCTTCATTTGCAGGTCGATGTGTTTTACCTTGGTGATCCAGTTCAGGGTTCTCCTTTTACGGTCAATGTGACAGACCAGAACCAGGGCCTGCCAGTTGTGAATTTTAACAAAGACGAGCGCTTCCTTGAGAACCACGAGGCCGACATTCCCGTGACGATCCCGGAAGGAGCGTCCTCAAATTACCTAACTTGTCGGGTCACTGATCCCGAGAGGCAAATTCTTCCTAATGAGCTCGTCTATGATCCCCAGTCCAATCTCTATCACATCCGCTTTGTGCCGATTAGGCCTGGGCGCCACAGGGTGGAAGTGGAGTACAATGGCGCACCAGTTGACGGTTCCCCATTCCTTTTGAACATCGAAGGAAGCGAAGGGCATAAGAAGGTTTTTGCGTCGGGAGCTGGTCTGCAAGGAGGTATGATTAACAATGAGCAACTTCTCCATGTTTCTATGCTTCTCTTTTgtttatatattattgactCGACGAATCTCACAAGCTCGGTCTCGTTgctatagaccactttcataaatggcggcacaTATTATTatccctttgtatttatgttaattagacctactggcctcactttggatGAAATGTTCATTTGAGTTGTGCCCATGGTAGCCAGGCTAgtaaggcttattagcattaaaacaaaagaatacttaatttgatcgccattatgaaagaggtctattcaGGGGCCAGTTGCTCGAATCATGGTCAGCACTAATCATTTGTttagaagtatcgaaaccaatacatttctttgttagttaacgctggttagcgctaatcaTGCTTCGAGAAACTCGGGCCAGATCTCTTCTCTTTGTTACGTGAACTTATCTTGATTTCGAGTTTCTATGCGCAGGAGTGAAGTCAGTTGTAAAAGCAGAAATAAACGCAGTTTCCAACTCTCTGCTTTTTCTCTGTCAACTAGTTTTCATTTCTAGGAGTTCTCTCTTTAACCAACGAGCCATAGGCATAAGGACTGACTCTTGCCTGTGttcttcttgtaattttatCTATAGTATGGCACATTGTGTTCGTTCGGTTTTCAACACGTCAAACACAGCCAGGTTATTTTTGAGGACGAGATAAACATCTTATTCATATGGAGATGTGTTTCCTGAAGATGACTCGGCAcgacttttaaaaaaaatccgaGTTTATCCGAACAGGACTCGAATTGCTATATCATATCTTCCATCTCTGAGCTGAGGTGACAAATTGCCGTGCTATACTGCTTAAATTACAAACTGAAATTTTCgaaagtgacattttcattaattttatattcctcttctttttcttcttcttctccttcttcttcttcctttttttttcttcttcttctttatcTTCTTCgtcctcttcttcctcttcgtgttcttcttcttcttcgtcttcttcttcttcatcttcttctttgtcttcttctatttcttcttcttcctcttcatgttcttcctcttcttcttcgtcttcttcttcgtcttcttctttttcttcttctttgtcttcttctttttcgtcttcttctttgtcttcttcttcttcgtctccatcatcatcatcatcatcatcatcatcatcatcatcttcttcctcttcgtcttcgtcttcttcttcatcgTCTTCTACTTCTTCTTCCGTGCTATACTGCTTAAATTACAAACTGAAACTGTTGAAACGTGACATTCTGATTCAATTGAtattcttcctcttcttcttcttcttcgtcttcttcatcatcCCCGCTCTTCCTCTTTCAGGTATGGTAAACGAGAAAATCGATTTCATGGTCGACGCTCGCAACGCCGGTCGTGGAAAATTAACAGCCAAACTGACAGGAGTCAACTATCACACGGACGTGGAGGTCAAGGATCTGGGAGACGGAAGATACGCCTGCCACTACTTGGTTCCTCAGGCTGGAGCATACGTGCTGTCTCTTATGTGGAATGGACAACATATCCCCGACAGCCCACACAAGGTCACTATCCGAGAGCCACAGGCTAGGAGAGCCAGCAACTGTCGAGTTGAAGGTGAGTAACCTCTACTCTCCCGTTATCACGCATGTCCAGTGTCCAGCGTTTGTGTTGGCTTCTGTTATTTTGGGTCCCCTGTTTTCGCCACATTATGACTCTGGTTGTTGATCCGGTTTAATTTAAAGTCGACAGAAAATACAATATCTTTCCCAGAACCTCTTTCTTGGCTTTTGCACTGGGGAAGCCAATggagaggaaaaagaaaaccgtGCGAACTAACTTGGAAACCGTCCTATACTTTTGAGAACAACGTCTCGTGTAGTTCATGAAGTAAAAGTTTCAGCATTGAAAACTTGACTTTATGCCTCTCTTGGTTGTCTTGCTGTCGCTGTTTGCGTTCTAGCGAACGCATACTATGTACGTCGTTTTTCAGTCCCTTGGGTTTTACGATGTCCCGCGGGTATTGGTTGCGGATGCCAGGTCATTTTAGgctttggccgccatcttggactgaCTGACACACTTGCCCTCGATCTCATGGTGATATCGAACCGATACCAGACGAGATGAATTTTGGCTGTCTCAAGTtgctttattgtgaatttcaaaagtacgtGGTCACGCAgccaaaaaaacacacaactcccagttataaagcaacaaaacacatcgacGCACTAATCTCATCTCTGATTGGTATTAGTTTATAGTGATTTGTGTGTGAACTCGAGTCGATCCCCCTCTTTCTAGTCCTTTGGTTCAGTAGTGGCCTCGGTCtcttgttctgtttttgaGTGGAAGAGAGGCTAGTGGCGTAGTTGAACAAAACGGAGCTCAAGCAACCAGGGgtcggttgctcgaagcatagttagcgctaaccattagCATGCAAACCTActgttgttaaatatgcaaatttgcgaCGTTCTTATCAACGTTGACGTCAAGGTTTCTTTAGTTCCCTTAAGAACCAAGAGATCGCCTTTCTCTCGTCACACATTAGTAAAAACAGGCTCTGAATCGTGTCCAACCTGTTTCTCCACCAGGGAGCATGCTGAGGGAAGGTGCCTCCGCCACTGTAGGACAAGCCATGGGATTTAACATCAGCAGCAAGGATGCTGGACCTGGCCAGCTATACGTGCGCTGTCAGGGACCTTCCAAAGATTGCGACGTCACTGTGTTTGACAACAAGGATTCTACCTTTCAAGTTCAGATCTTCCCCATGGAAGTTGGAAACCATCTGGTGTATGTGGAATGGGGTGGAAGGCCCGTGAATGGAAGCCCCTTTTTAGTGCGCGTAGGACAGCCCCCAGATCCAAGCAAAGTCCGTGTTTACGGTGAGTGATTTCGCTGTTTTGTAAAAGACAGGCCTTGGTAAAATTTGGGTCCAGCAATCGGATTCGTCTTCTATTGCAATTAAGCAGTTCATTTAGGACACCATGCCGCCACTAAGAGTGCGTGCGGCAATGCTATACCACGGGGTGTTGTTAGTTCTTGTTAGGTCTTATCAGCCAGGCATGGCCGATACTTGACGAGGCGAGGTTTTGCAAATTACCTTTAACCAGTAGCTCCACCCAACAAATGTGCGATTTTTCATCTAGGTCCTGGACTGGAGAACGGCTTGTTACAAAGTTTCAAGGGCGAATTCCTGGTGGAAACCAAAGGTGCCGGCCCAGGGACACTCAAGATCCGAATCCATGGCCCTCGAGGAGCCTTTAAAGTGGAGATGTACAGGGACACATCGAAAGAGCGCTCTATCGGTGTTCGCTACAATCCCACAGAAGTAGGGCGCTATATGATAAACATAAAATGGGCCGATCAACACATCCCAGGAAGTCCTTTTGACGTGTTGATTGTGGACTCCAGACAGGAGCTGGAATCAATGAACGAACTGAGAGACAACTCGGTGCTTTTTCATCAGAGAGACGCTATGTTATAGGACATGATTGACTACTTTTAGTCTTTGCTTTCTCAGCCTCTGCTGTAGGAAAATCTGAGTGCTGTCAGGAGCCAatgagcatgcaactccactatgtTCCTGTCACGGTGTTTTCATAGAGCGATTTATTTTtcgatcgaatttccctggaatgagaatCCCGTGGGaatgccatgaccaatcacaagaaactaattgagatcactgcgtcactggaccggaactgcctttaaGGTATACTTTTAAATGGACCCTATCATAAATACcggctgttttctttttgttctgttattgtgcaagttagctaccaagcctcaccttagagcaagaaattctttttaatttagcacatgacaatgaggcttggtaggctaatttacacaaggacaaaagaataatgaattggcagccatttgtGAATAACGTCCATAGGTCAATCAGTAAAAGTGCTGTGACATAAGCTTAGTGTGGGAGTTGCATTTTCCTACTCATCGGCCTCTGGTGCTATATATTCAGGCCCACTTTGTTTTCTATGTGTGAacaaatattgttattgttgttattattattattattattattattattattattattatgactcCATTGATAGCTAAAGAAACTTCTTTGAACTTGGACCCAGTCTTGTCAGCGTGCTGGTCCCAGGCCATCCAAGTAAgaatttgttttcgtttttaaaTTTCACTCTTCTTGCTTCCCATATTAAAAAGTGAATAGAATAATTCCAAGGTTACGTAAACTAGGAGAACATATCAGAAACTTAGAAATCAAGGAAAACAGTGAAAAGCAGTATAAACAAGTGATTTCACTTTGTGAGGTGGTATTTGCCCGGTACTGGCCTCGTCATGATGTTCCCAAACTGCAGTTTCGTCAGCACCTGAACTTTTGCAGTTATGATGCTGTCACCATGGCAGCAAATAACAAATTATGAGATATTGGTAAAAAATGCTGTGATATTTTTAGCGAAGGCGTATTTAATCGCGGTTGTTTGTCTAAACACAAATCGATTTATTTAAATTAGAATAAGCAATATATTTATAAGCGGTAGGACTTGAGGTAAATCTGGCTGGATTGATTAAACACTTCTCGGTTTTTTTCGTGTCTGTGACGTAATGAGTGGCGTTAAAGTTGGTCAATATTTGGTGAATACATCATACAACTTgcggtttttccttttttgacgaaagtagacttttttatagctAGCCttgagttttatttttgattttacGTGATTATGAACTCGACGTTAATATTTGTATTGGAACGTCGACCAATTGCTTACAAGGAAAGGTGACGAaattaattaactttttttgtcGAGAGTTGACCAAAGAAGGATTTGATGTAAGTTGTGAAGagtcattcattttttaaagttttttttcggttgaagtgaagaaaaatagTGTAGTCCTAACAGAGAAATATCTGGTTTAGGATTAAGCATTAAGCGTGTTGCTTTGAGAATTTCATATTTCCATATTTCGACAAAGgagccattttgaaaaccaatTAGCGGAGAATACGAAAATGTTTTTCGAGTTTCTTATTTAGGTGTATTGACAAATAATTAGTGACATTTAAATGGGAAGGAAAATGTGCATTTTTTTGTGGTCACCAGGGAAACCGTAGAGTAATTTAGATTTGTTACTGTAAATAAagaactttttcttttggcaaTCTGTGTATGGCATTACGTCGATTACGCACGCCATAAATGACATACTTTTCTGTGTGTGAAGTGAcacatgaaatatttcatatattgaactgcggatttgaaatcaagtgagctatgatcatcgcagtaatgaacgcaatttaagcaattgcgtatagaagcctgaaaaagtcaggatttcaacggggtttgaccccgtgacctcgcgattccggtgcgacgctctaaccaactgagctatgaagccactgacgttggctTCATAGCTCTAAACTCTAGGTTCATAACTCTAGCTTCGTCTTTTCTGTGTGATTCGATTTGCTGTTTGATCTGATGATCTGCGATACTCAAGCTGCGATCGTCGAAGTGTTTGATGTGAGTTGCGTCATTGCAGCAACTGTGATATTTTAACTACGAtgccaaaattgaaaatatggaTTATGGTTGGGCAGTATGTAAGTAATAGTAAGTTTCTTTCGATTCAAATCTCCTCCCTCTTTCAATTAGCGGATtagagttagggttagggtttagatTAAATTTCAGCCAAAAGGAATACGCCCAGTTTacttcctttgttttgctgtACATCGGATGCAAAAGTATGTCCTTCTTTGGTCTGAAAAATGTGATGGTCGAGCGTGATTAGTCACGCGCGCACACAATAGGTGTGAACAACACGTAAAAGACACGCGCGTTCGTAAACatgtctgatatttcagcTGAGTTCTCAAAAATAGACTGTCAACTTTGAGAGAAATTCGGTTAATTGTGAACAGTCTGCTCAAGGTCAAGACAAATAAAGATTTTTTCAAGCGTGATGAGTTTAATGGTGCAGAAGTTTCTGGAATCTGAAGTGTCGGTTCGAtgatttggcaaaaaaaaaattgccctcTTCGTTGAACCATCAAACATACATAATTAGCTATCACGTTAAGGAACTTAAGCCATGACAACGTCTAAAACTGCGAGAAACTTCATCTGAAAATGCCACTTTGTGTTTCAGCAATCAATGAACAATTGTACTGCAAGTCGCTTGGTCTACAAAACGCGAGTACACAATCGTGGAATTCAACCTATGAGCTtagggacaaaaaaaaattgcttattTCATCAAGTACTCACGTCGTCCACTTGACTACAAAGCAGGTCATTTAACGACGTTGAGTGTACGAGAACGGCTGTGAAATATACAAAAGTGAAAAGCGCTCGTGCGAAGCGTGTGAAACTACTGTttgtcattgttaaatatgtaaATAAATTTCTGACCTTCTCGTCCCCTTCCTCGCAGTGCTCGCGTAAATTCCATTTCTTCGGACCACTTACCACGAGAAATTTCGTGGCTGCAAAAACGTAATCGACATTTTCTAACTTGAGTACTTCATAATCTACTTGACTCAAAAACGTTGAAACAAGACTTGAAAATTAAGAACTTGTCTTACTTCTATACGCGTTTTAGCCCCTCATCTCAGAGAAAATTCCTAAATTGCGTCGGCGCTTAGAGCAACTTAACTTGATCTTCTTGTCTCTTTCCTCGTTGTGCTCGCGTAAATTCCATTTCTTAGGACCACAGACCACGACAAATTTCTTGGCAACAAAAACGTGATCGACATTTTTTTAAGCCGAGGACTTCCTAATCTACTTGActcaaaaatgttgaaacAAGACTTGAAAATTAAGAACTTTCTTACTTCTATACGCGTTTTCGCCCCTCATCTCAGGGAAAATTCTTAAATTGCGTCGGCGTTTGGAGCAACTTAACTTGAACCTAGTTCAATATTGAAGCTTAAACTGTGGTGCAAGGTCGGTGAAGAATTCAAACGCTAAAATTTGGCATGCATCGGAAGGAGTTTATGAGGGTCAAATTGTCTCGATAAAAGTTATTACGGAGGTGACATTTGGAGCGTTCGTCAGTAAGTTTCCAGTCGTAGCTGAGgttaaaatttgttatttccaacaatcagagttttcctttGAATACAAAAGTCGTCATCGAAAACGCAACTTCGgcgaaacatttttttttgccatcgGACGAGAAAGACCTTTAATAGAACTGTGTGTTTACTAGTTTTCGTCACCAACCCGCTGTTCTGATATGGAAGAGAAACTAGTTAGTTGAAACGCACTAGCTGTTGCTAAAGTGACTTAAAATATTACAAACCATTCATCGTGATGCAGCATTTGGTCCTGGATGCCCAAGGGGTTTTTCTTTAAAGTACGTAATTAGACGAAGTAGTCGCCAAGCGGCGAAAGAAGAGGAAGttttttcaaatgatcgaCACATTTTATCTCATTTATTTAGACGGAAAATTGACTGCTGGAGCcaattcattaattttttctttcctttttcacCGCTTTTTTTTCAAGCCATCGATTCATGTTTAGACGGGCAGAACTgaattctttcttctttgcttcgcaggatttcatttttttgttccttaATTGCAAGCGAATTACTGATTGTCAAAGTTTACTCATTTTGAACAGCTCACACTGTGAGTCACTGGCCTCATGCAGTGACAACTGAAAAGGTAGATTTCGACTCCAAAACTCTGTCCTGAATTTTCACAGCTTAATTTCTCAAACGGTTgctttgacaaaatttcacttcGAAAACTGCCTACTTCCATGGCAAAATCATGATTTTCTGGTTACGACGGAAAGTTGATTTACAAATGCGTTTTTCAGTACGTATTCTAATCAGTTTTCGTTGTAATGGGAACACGATTGTTGCTCTTACCCCTGATGTCTGTTACCCAAATACTAATTAAATAAGTGCCCTTTGTTTATGAATATTTCGAAATTCTGGAATCATATAAGGCAAAATGGAAAAGCAATTTGTTCAATTGGAAGGACAGCTGTTCTCTCTTTGGGTGCGGAATATTAGCTGACATCATTTTCTCTTGTTGGCATAGCTAGTTGGGTAAGACTATAGGATAAATTACGAAATCCTGTAAACTGGGAAAATCAAGCTAAGAAAATGGCAACCAAACGCTTTGTCATCTTTGGCACAATGTATCACATAAACTCTTCGAATTGAAGAACAACTCGGcgaaactgaaataaactcgGTGTGTCGCAAACTGAGAGAAAAAGTTTTGTAAAATAGGAACGTGAGTCTTAGAAGCAATATTATCTGTGATCTTTCTGGAAGGATTAAAAAAGTGAGAACTCTTGGCAGATTCAATAGCGGCCGAGAATTTGAAGTAGCTTTGAAGAAATATATCTACAATCTTCATCTATTTAATCTACTTATTTTGgcagaaataaaagcaatcGGAAAAACTAAAAGCTTAACTGACCGCGAGAGATTCAACCTCCAGGCATTGCTCAATATAGACCGCTTACAAAAGAACTATTCACTTgctcaacaaaaaaaaatcctttcaaACTTCCTTAGGAACGCACAAAATACGTGATGAGAATTCTGAAATCTTCCTATTTACGCAAAATATCCggcttttcaattttttttttcgagacAAGTGGAAAAATCTTGCTAATTATCGGCGGTAcgtgaatttcaaaagcatgTACAGCTATTGCATAACGCATCAAACGAAAAGAAGAGAAGTCTACAATTTTGTAAAAGATTGTACGTTTCAACGCCTATCTTTATTCCATTGAAGTTAATTCTTCAGATTTTGTTTCATAACTCCTCAAAAACACGCCACGATCGAAAATACGAGATTTAGGGCTACAATAATTTACATTGCAAATTTCCTTGTTTATATTTACCCAATTGCACGAGTCTCCGAGATGCGTAAGATAAGAAGTATTGAGGTTAAGCGTTGGGGTATCATCATATCACGCCAAGTACTGCTCGTCTATGCTTGAATGCACCTGTTACTCAAAATAGAATCGAAACTGATAGATTTAGAACGTAAAAACCTCTAAGTGCTATGGATATTTCATTTTCTGAGGGACGGGTTTACGTACGTTGGCCGACTTTTGTCTTGTATTGTGCCCTGAAACTAGAAGAACGGAAACTATAGACAGGACCAAATTGAATACTATTCATATGGATGATTTCATCtgatttgcaattttgatcaaaacaaTAGAGATTGTGCTAATTGTTTGACGGACAGCCCACAAAGGGAATGGAAATATGTGCTGACAGCGAACACTTAAAAGCCCAATGCATCAGAGCTCATTAGAATACTCTAACGACTCAGCCAAAGCGCATTAAGATCTACAACACAGCTGTCCAGAATACAACTGAACTCGTCGAGATTTCCTCCGAGTTTTAGCCTGCCATGGAAGAAGACTTTCTTAGCAAGCCAGTGGAGTTGACTTGCGTCAATGTAAAATATCTTGGAAGTCTAAATGCGATGTACCCGCAAACAGGGACCCTTGAGAACATTGCACGTTTGTATCAAAAGGGCTGCGCTCTAAACCAGCGAGATAGCAACGCACAAATGATGATTTCGAGAGAGAACGTTTCATTACTCTGCAACAGCACTGAGAAAATCTTCCGACTTCACAAAATCCTTTTCTGCGCAAGCTACAAGAAGATTCCCAAAGTTGTGGCTTTTAACTATCAAGTGTGTTCGTCTCCTCGCCGAATCGAGTGCCAtgcatttctttgttcttcGAGCGAGGATGCGAGATGTATAGTTGCAGGGCTGACTATGGCGTTTAAAATGGCGTGTAAGGAAAGAAGTTCGGGCGACATGGGTGTTGACCAAACAAATGCCTCACGCAAGGCGTGGAACGCAGATTCGactgaagagaaagaaatgaaagttcTTTTCGCTCTGCCAAGAAAGATTGGAGAGATTCTCGACTCTCTTACGAACTGTGTTGGGACGAACTAACATTCAAAAGTCCTCAACTCAGACTTCAACGAAGTGAAAGTAGCGACCTTTGTAAATGGGTCAATCTCTACACACGCGCGCCAAACGTATATGCCGCCTGAATATGCAGTTTATTGATGTTTATTGGTTTAAGACTGACTTCAGTCAGACAATCCGCCAATAATATGTATAGGAGCACTctagagaaatgaaaaaggcaTTTTCGTTCTTGCATGGTTATTCAAAACGAAAAAGGTCGATAGTTGTTCGGTGATATTCGAGCATGACTTGCTTTCAGCTCATGGTGAGGTTAATGCTAGCTGCATTTTTGGAAAGATTGAAAGATATATGACCAATACAATACTACGTTCATATATGAATATTTACTGTTTGTATATAGAAAGACAACGTAACTAGAGACTTTAAGGATAGAAGACGAAAGAAAACCACAATAAATTCAGTCTTTTCAAGGACCGGAATTATCGAGATTAAATAAATGTATTCAATtatgaaattgaaattcaaatatCACGCTCCGTAGATCACGGCATAggaaactgaataaaaaatttgTGTCATTGAATTCTCCGGCGGGAAACATAATTGCTCAGCAAAAGGGAAAATGAGTCGTGTAAAATTGATTGCTTAGTTAAAACTGACAGAATCATTTTAGAAAGAAACCAGCGTTTgccaatcaaatttaaaaacttgattTTAAGATTTGTCTCTTAATTATTACGACGGGATGAAATCAAATGATGCTAAATACCGAATAAAGAGATGTCTGTAATAAATACCTCCTTCTAATACTGGACGTGTCTAGTATCAGAGAAGCCACTTAGCAGAGTAGCATATGTACCTAGGAAAATAAAGAATACCATTCATGAATTTTTATACAATTGTCCCTTTGTCGATGGAAAATAAAGGCAAGAAAGCATCCAACAGAAAACTAATTGAAATAGAACTACAGTCTAAAGCTACCGGCCCTTCCTGTCGGAAATCCTTTATAGCTGTTTGGAGACGTCTTTTTAGAGCTATTAAAATCTGCCTCGGGGTGGCATAATATTTGTGTCGAGACATCatcaaattataaaagaacgGAAAGACTGATTCTGTCGTGAAAGAGATTTTTGCGTCGTgtcaaaaaagaagaagcatgatttgaatgaaaaaggaGAACAATAATGATTGTAACTTGGTCGCGCAAAATCCAATCCCTTCATTAATTTGTATAACTAGTCGAGTTTTGTTCGTTTGTACGGTTAGTTCCTGATATTTGTCAATGTCAACTGCACTGCAGACATCCCAAATTTGATCTCGTTTCTAAACAAAAGCGCCAAAAACTAAAATGTAGCcgaaaatttcaaattagGAGCTCTCGCAAAATACTATTCGCTCAGGTTCTAAAGACTGTCGCTCTTTCTTGAATACCTAAAAAATGGTATTGCTTACCTTTTAAAATAATCTTTTCTATCAACTATTTTCAACGCAAAACCGTTGCGCAAACACGTGGTATGCAAATTACCTTCTCTCTCAGGCACGTGCATTGACTGCATAGAACACGACCGCTCATTAGTTAGGAATCGTACGGGAATAGACGTCAGAAATTTCAAACATAGATTGCGAGTTTTGAATCATTTCTACGATAATCCAtccatttttaaataatagTTTCACTATCTTTGTACATCTTTTCAGTTATTGAAGGGATTAActaaaaaatgcataagaGTTTTGGGGAAATTACGTTTCACACTTATTTGCATTTCCTAAAAGGCTAGTTCCGAGTCTCTCTTCTTCACGTGAAGGAATAAGatttattagtatcacccaactagtggactaatgcaaatcctgcattttgattggctacgctactataggtctattagtaataatcatcgagtagcgaagttcgccggttttgtaaacctatttatttcgttttattcccaaataaaaaaaaaattgctgaatttattattgcttttttctgtccgactagttgggtgatactaacaCAATgggacccttcgccctcaaaggccacggataaatagcccattcggcttcgcctcatgggctattgacccgtagcccgaaag
This sequence is a window from Acropora palmata chromosome 9, jaAcrPala1.3, whole genome shotgun sequence. Protein-coding genes within it:
- the LOC141891750 gene encoding uncharacterized protein LOC141891750, translating into MEEDFLSKPVELTCVNVKYLGSLNAMYPQTGTLENIARLYQKGCALNQRDSNAQMMISRENVSLLCNSTEKIFRLHKILFCASYKKIPKVVAFNYQVCSSPRRIECHAFLCSSSEDARCIVAGLTMAFKMACKERSSGDMGVDQTNASRKAWNADSTEEKEMKVLFALPRKIGEILDSLTNCVGTN